The Streptomyces sp. RKAG293 genome includes a region encoding these proteins:
- a CDS encoding PspC domain-containing protein, with the protein MSSLARPSHGRMIGGVCAALANRFGTSATTMRVIFLLSCLLPGPQFLLYIALWVMLPAEKSATAAW; encoded by the coding sequence ATGAGCAGCCTCGCCCGCCCCAGCCACGGCCGCATGATCGGTGGCGTCTGCGCCGCGCTGGCCAACCGGTTCGGCACCTCCGCCACGACGATGCGGGTGATCTTCCTGCTGTCGTGCCTGCTTCCCGGCCCGCAGTTCCTGCTGTACATCGCCCTGTGGGTGATGCTCCCGGCGGAGAAGTCCGCTACCGCCGCTTGGTGA
- a CDS encoding adenosine deaminase — MQSQKTSTPTPDQIRRAPKVLLHDHLDGGLRPGTIVDLARETGYTGLPESDPDKLGTWFREAADSGSLERYLETFAHTCAVMQTREALVRVAAECAEDLAADGVVYAEIRYAPEQHLEAGLTLEEVVEAVNEGFREGERRAREDGNRIRVGALLTAMRHAARSLEIAELANRYRDHGVVGFDIAGAEAGFPPTRHLDAFEYLKRENNHFTIHAGEAFGLPSIWQALQWCGADRLGHGVRIIDDIQVAEDGAVKLGPLASYVRDKRIPLEMCPSSNLQTAAAASYAEHPIGLLRRLHFRVTVNTDNRLMSGTSMSREFEHLVEAFAYSLDDLQWFTVNAMKSAFIPFDERLAMINDVIKPGYAELKAEWLFQQAAATPALASGSATPQG, encoded by the coding sequence ATGCAGAGCCAGAAAACGAGCACCCCGACCCCGGACCAGATCCGTCGCGCGCCCAAGGTGCTCCTCCATGACCACCTCGACGGCGGGCTGCGCCCCGGCACGATCGTCGATCTCGCCCGCGAAACCGGATACACCGGTCTCCCCGAGTCCGATCCGGACAAGCTCGGCACCTGGTTCCGCGAGGCCGCCGACTCCGGCTCCCTGGAGCGGTACCTGGAGACGTTCGCCCACACCTGCGCGGTCATGCAGACCCGCGAGGCGCTGGTGCGGGTCGCCGCCGAGTGTGCCGAGGACCTCGCGGCCGACGGTGTCGTGTACGCGGAGATCCGCTACGCCCCCGAGCAGCACCTCGAAGCCGGACTGACCCTCGAAGAGGTCGTCGAAGCGGTCAACGAGGGCTTCCGTGAGGGCGAGCGCCGGGCCCGTGAGGACGGCAACCGCATCCGCGTCGGCGCGCTGCTGACCGCGATGCGGCACGCGGCCCGCTCGCTGGAGATCGCCGAACTCGCCAACCGCTACCGGGACCACGGCGTCGTCGGCTTCGACATCGCGGGCGCCGAGGCGGGCTTCCCGCCCACCCGGCACCTGGACGCCTTCGAGTACCTCAAGCGGGAGAACAACCACTTCACGATCCACGCCGGCGAGGCCTTCGGGCTGCCGTCGATCTGGCAGGCGCTGCAGTGGTGCGGCGCCGACCGGCTCGGGCACGGGGTGCGCATCATCGACGACATCCAGGTCGCCGAGGACGGTGCGGTCAAGCTGGGCCCGCTCGCCAGCTACGTCCGCGACAAGCGGATCCCGCTGGAGATGTGCCCGTCGTCCAACCTGCAGACGGCGGCCGCCGCCTCGTACGCCGAGCACCCCATCGGGTTGCTGCGCCGGCTGCACTTCCGGGTCACGGTGAACACCGACAACCGGCTGATGAGCGGCACGAGCATGAGCCGTGAGTTCGAGCACCTGGTCGAGGCTTTCGCGTACTCCCTCGATGACCTGCAGTGGTTTACGGTCAATGCGATGAAATCAGCATTCATCCCTTTCGATGAACGTCTCGCGATGATCAATGACGTAATCAAGCCCGGATACGCCGAACTGAAGGCGGAGTGGCTGTTCCAGCAGGCCGCCGCCACACCGGCGCTGGCCAGCGGTTCTGCCACGCCGCAGGGCTGA
- a CDS encoding VanZ family protein: protein MGLVLTAVHLSLVGWLMLRPHYVPWVSAPNLRPFGTIHADLAMSPFEAARRILAGLLLLAPLGVLLPMTGGRIRTPGIGSFARTVFAGLMVSLSVEFLQTVVPGQIFDIDALLLNTAGVALAYLAVVPAARRLLRRRGFGALTRSGPRARPQGSSPTTPRVGIAP from the coding sequence ATGGGCCTGGTGCTCACCGCCGTGCATCTGTCCCTCGTCGGATGGCTGATGCTCAGGCCGCACTACGTTCCCTGGGTGTCGGCGCCCAATCTGCGACCCTTCGGCACCATCCACGCCGACCTGGCCATGAGCCCGTTCGAGGCCGCCCGGCGGATCCTCGCGGGGCTGCTGCTGCTCGCCCCGCTCGGTGTCCTGCTGCCGATGACGGGCGGCCGGATCCGCACCCCCGGGATCGGCTCCTTCGCCCGCACGGTCTTCGCCGGGCTGATGGTGTCGCTGTCCGTGGAGTTCCTGCAGACGGTGGTGCCGGGCCAGATCTTCGACATCGACGCGCTGCTGCTGAACACCGCGGGCGTCGCGCTGGCGTATCTGGCGGTCGTCCCCGCGGCCCGGCGGCTGCTGCGCCGCCGCGGGTTCGGTGCGCTCACCCGGAGCGGACCCCGGGCCCGGCCTCAGGGATCGTCCCCGACGACTCCCAGGGTCGGGATCGCCCCGTAG
- a CDS encoding HAMP domain-containing sensor histidine kinase codes for MTDRFFGWATGLLRWTSLRLRLVAVFAAVALTAAVSASGIAYWLNRDAVLTRAQNSALNDFRDSLQRNAASLPVNPPCEGLKDAADEMGGPGSYAVLLIDRTPDNGPCAAPSSRDVFTLDDVPKALQDAVNTRHKQQDNKYHLHWLRISLHGTPYLVAGAKIMDDGPTGYMLKSLDAERKDLNSLAWSLGIATMLALIGSALLAQAAASTVLRPVQRLGVAAQQLGEGQLGTRLKVSGTDELAELSRTFNKAAEALETRVEELSAREASSRRFVADMSHELRTPLTAITAVTEVLEDEADSLDPMIAPAVRLVVSETRRLNELVENLMEVTRFDAGTARLLLDEVDVADMVTACMDARAWLDSVELDAPRGIFVRLDPRRLDVIMANLIGNALKHGGSPVRVSVRTAEDQLVITVADNGPGIPEDVLPHVFDRFYKADASRARSEGSGLGLSIAMENAHIHDGDITAANAPGGGAVFTLYLPVRPAEALPDGDEDGRP; via the coding sequence GTGACGGACCGGTTCTTCGGCTGGGCCACCGGCCTGCTGCGCTGGACCAGCCTGCGGCTGCGGCTGGTCGCGGTGTTCGCCGCGGTGGCGCTGACCGCCGCGGTGTCGGCCTCCGGGATCGCGTACTGGCTGAACCGTGACGCGGTGCTGACCCGTGCGCAGAACTCCGCGCTCAACGACTTCCGCGACTCGCTGCAGCGCAACGCGGCCTCGCTGCCGGTCAACCCGCCGTGCGAGGGGCTGAAGGACGCCGCCGACGAGATGGGCGGCCCGGGCAGCTACGCGGTGCTGCTCATCGACAGGACCCCGGACAACGGGCCGTGCGCGGCGCCCTCCAGCCGGGACGTCTTCACCCTGGACGATGTGCCGAAGGCGCTGCAGGACGCGGTGAACACCCGGCACAAGCAACAGGACAACAAGTACCACCTGCACTGGCTGCGGATCTCGCTGCACGGCACGCCGTACCTGGTGGCCGGCGCGAAGATCATGGACGACGGCCCGACCGGCTACATGCTCAAGTCGCTGGACGCCGAACGCAAGGACCTCAACTCGCTGGCCTGGTCGCTGGGGATCGCCACGATGCTCGCGCTGATCGGCTCCGCCCTGCTGGCCCAGGCGGCCGCCTCCACGGTGCTGCGGCCCGTCCAGCGGCTCGGCGTCGCGGCGCAGCAGCTCGGCGAGGGACAGCTCGGCACCCGGCTCAAGGTGTCGGGCACGGACGAGCTGGCGGAGCTGTCCAGGACGTTCAACAAGGCGGCGGAGGCCCTGGAGACGCGGGTGGAGGAGCTGAGCGCGCGGGAGGCGTCGAGCCGCCGCTTCGTCGCCGACATGTCGCACGAGCTGCGCACCCCACTCACCGCGATCACCGCCGTCACGGAGGTGCTGGAGGACGAGGCCGACTCCCTCGACCCGATGATCGCGCCAGCCGTGCGCCTGGTGGTCAGCGAGACCCGCCGGCTCAACGAGCTGGTGGAGAACCTGATGGAGGTCACCCGCTTCGACGCGGGCACCGCACGGCTGCTGCTCGACGAGGTCGACGTGGCCGACATGGTGACCGCATGCATGGACGCGCGGGCCTGGCTGGACTCCGTCGAGCTGGACGCGCCGCGCGGCATCTTCGTGCGCCTCGACCCGCGCCGGCTCGATGTGATCATGGCGAATCTGATCGGCAACGCCCTCAAGCACGGCGGCTCCCCGGTCCGGGTGTCGGTGCGGACCGCCGAGGACCAGCTGGTCATCACCGTCGCGGACAACGGTCCCGGCATCCCCGAGGACGTGCTGCCGCACGTCTTCGACCGTTTCTACAAGGCGGACGCGTCCCGCGCCCGTTCGGAGGGCAGCGGGCTCGGCCTGTCGATCGCGATGGAGAACGCGCACATCCACGACGGCGACATCACCGCCGCGAACGCGCCGGGCGGCGGCGCCGTCTTCACCCTGTACCTGCCGGTGCGGCCCGCCGAGGCACTGCCCGACGGCGACGAGGACGGCCGACCGTGA
- a CDS encoding helix-turn-helix transcriptional regulator: MITDVEAATPALCRLQLGSELRQLRLAAGLKGAQVVKKLIWSPSKLTRLETGENSSVETPDVMALCEIYGADPETRARLQGYAGVTKTKKDWWLTPEYRPVIGPGFKAFLDLEATATALQNYESEFVPGLLQTEAYVRVIHQRAHQGRSTEDIDRLVTVRTTRQAVLSRQGSPLKFTAIINEAVLHRQVGDPPVMRDQLRHIIDVAESRPNVNVQVVPFRAGAHPGMNGSFFVIQFPERLALKPMVYLENLADAWVKRGDSDVERYGDAFSDLRALAPGPQESLSMIKEAIKEH, from the coding sequence ATGATCACAGACGTGGAGGCGGCAACGCCCGCTCTCTGCCGTCTCCAGTTAGGCAGCGAACTGCGCCAACTGCGGCTGGCCGCCGGCCTCAAGGGTGCCCAAGTGGTCAAGAAGCTGATCTGGAGCCCGTCGAAGCTCACCCGGCTCGAAACCGGGGAGAATTCGTCCGTCGAGACCCCTGATGTCATGGCCCTGTGCGAGATCTACGGAGCGGATCCGGAGACCCGGGCCCGGCTGCAGGGATACGCGGGCGTCACGAAGACGAAGAAGGACTGGTGGCTGACGCCGGAGTACCGGCCGGTCATCGGCCCCGGCTTCAAGGCGTTTCTGGACCTTGAGGCCACGGCGACCGCGCTCCAGAACTACGAGTCCGAGTTCGTCCCCGGTCTGCTCCAGACCGAGGCGTATGTGCGCGTGATCCACCAACGGGCCCACCAGGGGCGCTCCACCGAGGACATCGACCGTTTGGTGACCGTCCGGACCACCCGGCAGGCCGTTCTCAGCCGCCAGGGCTCGCCCCTGAAGTTCACCGCGATCATCAACGAGGCGGTGTTGCACCGACAGGTGGGCGATCCGCCCGTCATGCGTGATCAGCTGCGCCACATCATCGACGTGGCGGAGTCCCGGCCCAACGTGAACGTGCAGGTCGTCCCGTTCCGCGCTGGCGCCCACCCGGGAATGAACGGGTCGTTCTTCGTCATCCAGTTCCCCGAGCGGCTCGCGCTCAAGCCGATGGTCTACCTGGAAAACCTGGCGGACGCGTGGGTCAAGCGCGGCGATAGTGATGTCGAACGGTACGGAGACGCGTTCTCCGACCTCCGAGCCCTTGCCCCGGGACCACAGGAGTCCCTGAGCATGATCAAGGAAGCGATCAAGGAGCATTGA
- a CDS encoding DUF397 domain-containing protein: protein MTTKAEALNSANWFTSSYSNDQGGACVEGARLADGSMAVRDSKDPHGPALVFTADAWRSFAAAVGYGEFPDA from the coding sequence ATGACGACCAAGGCTGAAGCCCTCAACAGCGCCAACTGGTTCACGTCGAGTTACAGCAACGACCAGGGCGGCGCATGCGTCGAGGGCGCCCGCCTCGCTGACGGCTCGATGGCCGTCCGCGACTCCAAGGACCCGCACGGGCCCGCGCTCGTCTTCACCGCAGACGCCTGGCGGTCGTTCGCGGCCGCAGTCGGGTACGGCGAGTTCCCAGACGCCTGA
- a CDS encoding thymidine phosphorylase: MDVISVIRTKRDRGRLSDEQIDWVIDAYTRGAVADEQMSALAMAILLNGMDRAEIARWTAAMINSGERMDFSSLPRPTSDKHSTGGVGDKITLPLAPLVAACGAAVPQLSGRGLGHTGGTLDKLESIPGWRASLSNAEMLDVLRGTGAVICAAGDGLAPADKKLYALRDVTGTVEAIPLIASSIMSKKIAEGTGSLVLDVKVGTGAFMKTIEDARELASTMVGLGTDHGVRTVALLTDMSTPLGLTAGNALEVRESVEVLAGGGPADVVELTLALAREMLDAAGLPDADPAKALADGSAMDVWRRMIAAQGGDPDATLPVAREQHVVHASTSGVLEILDAYAVGIAAWRLGAGRARKEDVVQLGAGVELHAKPGDSVVAGQPLMTLHTDTPEKFAYALEALHGGILVGAPGATFEPKPIVLDRIA, encoded by the coding sequence ATGGACGTCATTTCCGTCATCCGCACCAAGCGCGACCGCGGCCGCCTCAGCGACGAGCAGATCGACTGGGTCATCGACGCGTACACGCGCGGTGCCGTGGCCGACGAGCAGATGTCCGCGCTCGCCATGGCGATCCTCCTCAACGGCATGGACCGCGCCGAGATCGCCCGCTGGACCGCCGCGATGATCAACTCCGGTGAGCGGATGGACTTCTCCTCGCTCCCGCGCCCCACCTCCGACAAGCACTCCACCGGCGGCGTCGGCGACAAGATCACGCTGCCGCTGGCCCCGCTCGTGGCAGCCTGCGGCGCGGCCGTCCCGCAGCTCTCCGGCCGCGGCCTGGGCCACACCGGCGGCACCCTCGACAAGCTGGAGTCCATCCCGGGCTGGCGCGCGTCGCTCTCCAACGCCGAGATGCTCGACGTGCTGCGCGGCACCGGCGCGGTCATCTGCGCCGCGGGCGACGGCCTCGCCCCCGCGGACAAGAAGCTGTACGCGCTGCGCGACGTCACCGGCACCGTCGAGGCGATCCCGCTCATCGCCTCCTCGATCATGTCGAAGAAGATCGCCGAGGGCACGGGGTCGCTCGTGCTCGACGTGAAGGTGGGCACCGGCGCCTTCATGAAGACGATCGAGGACGCGCGTGAGCTCGCCTCCACCATGGTCGGCCTGGGCACGGACCACGGCGTGCGCACCGTCGCGCTGCTGACGGACATGTCCACGCCGCTTGGCCTCACGGCCGGTAACGCGTTGGAGGTGCGGGAGTCGGTCGAGGTGCTGGCGGGCGGGGGCCCGGCGGATGTTGTCGAACTGACGCTGGCGCTGGCGCGCGAGATGCTCGACGCGGCGGGTCTCCCCGACGCCGACCCGGCGAAGGCCCTCGCGGACGGCTCCGCGATGGACGTCTGGCGCCGCATGATCGCCGCCCAGGGCGGCGACCCCGACGCCACGTTGCCGGTGGCGCGGGAACAGCACGTCGTGCACGCCTCGACGAGCGGTGTGTTGGAGATCCTCGACGCGTACGCCGTCGGCATCGCGGCGTGGCGCCTCGGTGCGGGCCGCGCGCGCAAGGAGGACGTGGTGCAGCTCGGCGCGGGCGTTGAGCTTCATGCGAAGCCGGGCGACTCCGTCGTGGCGGGCCAGCCCCTCATGACGCTGCACACGGACACGCCGGAGAAGTTCGCGTACGCGCTGGAGGCGCTGCACGGGGGCATTTTGGTGGGTGCGCCGGGCGCGACGTTCGAGCCCAAGCCGATTGTTCTGGACCGGATCGCCTGA
- a CDS encoding ATP-binding protein: protein MTTRTMKTLGAAALGVAFAAAAAGSASAAALPAVDALGTVGQLAGQLPTGQVTDALPGLSTATESTKTVLTGSGSTLPEAQKDPVGGLLGGLPVGGKQLPTGPISSNALPGGLLG from the coding sequence ATGACGACCCGAACCATGAAGACCCTTGGTGCCGCCGCTCTCGGCGTCGCCTTCGCCGCCGCTGCCGCAGGCTCCGCCTCGGCCGCCGCCCTCCCCGCCGTCGACGCCCTGGGCACGGTGGGCCAGCTGGCCGGCCAGCTGCCGACCGGCCAGGTCACCGACGCCCTGCCCGGTCTCAGCACGGCCACCGAGTCCACCAAGACGGTGCTCACCGGAAGCGGCTCCACGCTGCCGGAGGCCCAGAAGGACCCGGTCGGCGGCCTCCTCGGCGGTCTGCCGGTCGGGGGCAAGCAGCTGCCGACCGGCCCGATCTCCAGCAACGCGCTGCCCGGCGGCCTGCTCGGCTGA
- a CDS encoding LysR family transcriptional regulator — protein MSSPRNGKDTSVTGRPPVAVPTVADLDGESWAAVLAPRLAQFAAVARHEHVTRAAQQLGMPQSTLSRAMVRLEQDLGVALFARRGRNVQLTRAGHTFLASAERALGEVERSAEAVRVDADPHTGKVAFGFLHTLGSETVPSLLRGFRADYPRVQFQLVQNYAEAMLERLRAGELDLCLTSPPPDAPDLVVRRLDEQRLRLVVPADHRLATRKRVRLDEAAGDLFVALEPGYGLRRITDDLCAEAGFVPRLAFEGEEAETLRGLVAAGLGVALLPPPAVPRPGVVELTVSAPRAVRYIGVAWLDGHPDTAPVAAFKKFLLSRRGQLLPR, from the coding sequence ATGTCATCGCCCCGCAACGGAAAAGACACTTCCGTAACAGGGCGGCCGCCGGTCGCGGTGCCGACCGTCGCGGACCTGGACGGCGAGTCCTGGGCGGCGGTGCTGGCGCCCCGCCTCGCGCAGTTCGCCGCTGTGGCGCGGCATGAGCATGTGACGCGCGCCGCGCAGCAACTCGGGATGCCGCAGTCGACGTTGAGCCGTGCCATGGTCCGGCTGGAACAGGATCTGGGGGTCGCGCTGTTCGCCCGCCGGGGCCGCAACGTCCAGCTGACCCGCGCGGGTCACACGTTCCTGGCGTCGGCCGAGCGCGCGCTCGGCGAGGTGGAGCGGTCCGCCGAGGCGGTACGGGTGGACGCCGATCCGCACACGGGCAAGGTCGCGTTCGGCTTTCTGCACACGCTCGGGTCCGAGACCGTCCCGTCCCTGCTGCGGGGTTTCCGGGCGGACTATCCGCGCGTGCAGTTCCAGCTGGTGCAGAACTACGCGGAGGCGATGCTGGAGCGGCTGCGCGCCGGCGAGCTGGACCTGTGCCTGACGTCGCCGCCGCCCGACGCCCCGGACCTGGTGGTCCGGCGGCTCGACGAGCAGCGGCTGCGGCTGGTGGTCCCCGCCGACCACCGGCTGGCGACGCGCAAGCGGGTCCGGCTCGACGAGGCCGCGGGCGATCTGTTCGTCGCCCTCGAACCGGGCTACGGACTGCGCCGGATCACCGACGACCTCTGCGCCGAGGCGGGCTTCGTGCCGCGGCTCGCGTTCGAGGGCGAGGAGGCGGAGACGCTGCGGGGGTTGGTGGCGGCGGGGCTGGGCGTGGCGCTGCTGCCGCCGCCCGCGGTGCCGCGGCCGGGCGTGGTCGAGCTGACGGTGTCGGCGCCGCGCGCGGTGCGGTACATCGGGGTGGCGTGGCTGGACGGCCATCCGGACACGGCGCCGGTGGCGGCGTTCAAGAAGTTCCTGCTGTCGCGCCGGGGCCAGCTCCTGCCGCGGTAG
- a CDS encoding MFS transporter, whose translation MPPADTEASAAQRAGASAPPSPDTTAKLSPGSPGYRRANFALFAAGLATFALLYSTQALLPAISTDLALTPAQASLTVTATTAALAIALLPVSALSEKYGRTAVMTASVFSAALLALVIPFAPDLTTLVALRAVQGVALAGLPATAMAYLAEEIHPKAVASAIGLYVAGNSIGGMSSRVFSGAVSQALGWRTALFVVGLIALACAVAFRLLVPPARNFQPGPVNPAALLRTVTGHLGNALLRRLYAIGLLFMAVFGAVYTVLGYRLMAEPFGLSQTAVGLIFLVYLVGTAASAGSGVLLGRVGRRGALYVAVSLAAAGLLLTLSTSLVLVLAGLVLITGGFFTGHAVASSSVSRTATTGRAQASALYLTAYYIGNSVGGTVGASAFHAAGWDGTVALSLSALVGVAGITLYATRRAVLTARAGGGSGAGPSGAGVRNRLFTSLAAHK comes from the coding sequence ATGCCTCCCGCCGATACGGAGGCGTCCGCCGCACAGCGCGCGGGCGCCTCTGCTCCGCCGTCCCCCGACACCACCGCCAAGCTCAGCCCCGGCAGCCCCGGCTACCGCCGCGCCAACTTCGCGCTCTTCGCCGCCGGTCTGGCCACGTTCGCGCTCCTGTACTCCACGCAGGCGCTGCTTCCCGCGATCTCCACCGACCTCGCGCTGACCCCCGCCCAGGCGAGCCTCACGGTCACCGCCACCACCGCCGCGCTCGCCATCGCGCTGCTGCCGGTGAGCGCGCTCAGCGAGAAGTACGGCCGTACGGCGGTCATGACCGCGTCCGTCTTCAGCGCGGCCCTCCTGGCCCTCGTGATCCCGTTCGCCCCGGACCTCACCACGCTCGTCGCGCTGCGCGCCGTACAGGGCGTAGCCCTCGCCGGCCTCCCCGCGACCGCCATGGCGTACCTCGCCGAGGAGATCCACCCCAAGGCGGTGGCCTCCGCGATCGGCCTGTACGTGGCGGGCAACAGCATCGGCGGCATGAGCTCGCGGGTGTTCTCCGGAGCGGTCTCCCAGGCACTCGGCTGGCGCACCGCGCTCTTCGTCGTCGGCCTCATCGCGCTCGCCTGCGCGGTCGCGTTCCGCCTCCTGGTCCCGCCGGCCCGGAACTTCCAGCCCGGCCCGGTCAACCCGGCCGCCCTCCTCCGCACCGTCACCGGCCACCTCGGCAACGCGCTGCTGCGCAGGCTCTACGCGATCGGCCTGCTCTTCATGGCCGTGTTCGGCGCGGTCTACACGGTCCTGGGGTACCGCCTGATGGCCGAGCCGTTCGGGCTCTCGCAGACCGCGGTCGGCCTGATCTTCCTCGTCTACCTGGTCGGGACGGCGGCATCGGCGGGCTCCGGCGTGCTCCTTGGCCGGGTCGGCCGGCGGGGGGCGCTGTACGTGGCGGTGAGTTTGGCGGCGGCCGGGCTTCTGCTGACTCTGTCGACGTCGCTGGTTCTCGTTCTGGCCGGGCTGGTGCTGATCACCGGTGGTTTCTTCACCGGCCACGCCGTGGCGTCGTCCTCCGTGAGCCGGACGGCGACGACGGGCCGGGCGCAGGCCTCGGCGCTGTACCTGACGGCGTACTACATAGGGAACAGCGTGGGCGGAACGGTGGGCGCGTCCGCGTTCCACGCGGCGGGCTGGGACGGAACGGTGGCTCTGAGTCTTTCGGCGCTGGTGGGGGTGGCGGGGATCACCCTGTACGCGACGCGGCGCGCTGTGCTTACTGCTCGGGCCGGTGGTGGGTCGGGCGCCGGGCCTTCCGGTGCAGGGGTCCGAAATCGACTATTTACGAGCCTGGCGGCTCACAAATAG
- a CDS encoding ATP-binding protein, whose product MQQVPRSRETAVVTTRWAPSPRSVGQARHLLEETLNDWGLAGLVEPAVLVISELMTNAVVHGRVPGRRVETRVIRLAGGVRIEVHDANGKRPEMRQPSEDDEWGRGLALVQELTRGCWGVNTRQGVGKLVWAQLTTDGTHPR is encoded by the coding sequence ATGCAACAAGTACCGCGCAGCCGCGAAACGGCCGTGGTGACGACGCGGTGGGCGCCCTCACCCCGCTCGGTCGGCCAGGCCCGGCACCTGCTGGAGGAAACGCTCAACGACTGGGGGCTGGCAGGCCTCGTCGAACCGGCTGTGCTCGTCATCTCCGAACTGATGACGAATGCCGTGGTGCACGGGCGGGTGCCGGGGCGGCGGGTCGAGACGCGGGTCATTCGACTGGCGGGCGGCGTGCGCATCGAGGTGCATGACGCGAACGGGAAGCGCCCGGAGATGCGGCAGCCGTCCGAGGACGACGAATGGGGCCGCGGCCTCGCGCTGGTGCAGGAGCTCACCCGCGGATGCTGGGGCGTGAACACCCGCCAGGGCGTCGGCAAACTCGTCTGGGCCCAGCTCACCACCGACGGCACGCACCCCCGATGA
- a CDS encoding DUF6247 family protein codes for MTAQYPEDDEPLIPLPPLTEASLRVAVNHLSLPNGVQFEGEMRTAWETAIQTSSLAPMHAFLRKWGVWVAINRYPARVARLHECERIFAESEERAARRAATAEIGAMLRQVEREIKNYVDVADPQA; via the coding sequence GTGACCGCGCAATACCCAGAGGATGACGAGCCGCTCATCCCGCTGCCGCCACTGACGGAGGCTTCACTGAGGGTGGCAGTGAATCACCTCAGTCTGCCCAACGGGGTCCAGTTCGAAGGGGAAATGCGGACCGCCTGGGAGACGGCGATCCAGACTTCCAGCCTGGCGCCCATGCATGCCTTCCTGCGGAAGTGGGGGGTGTGGGTGGCGATCAACCGCTACCCCGCCCGTGTAGCTCGGTTGCATGAATGCGAGCGGATCTTCGCGGAGTCCGAGGAGCGGGCCGCGCGGAGGGCGGCGACTGCGGAGATCGGCGCGATGCTGCGGCAGGTGGAGCGGGAGATCAAGAACTACGTTGACGTGGCAGATCCCCAGGCGTGA
- a CDS encoding alpha/beta hydrolase, which yields MASQALTARGARLGRPVAPGLVPAPRRETAETVRAVVLVLPGGDATSTRRRSPLAAALMWPLARHLVREGRADGLAAHVVHYRYRGWNGGNAHPAEDATWAVGEIVRRYGDVPVCLVGMDMGARAALHAAGHPAVNSVVALSPWLPPGEEPDPVKQLIGRQVLIAHGTDDFATDPELSYLLAERAKKVNRDVCRFEVHTDGHTLHQHRAEIFALTTDFTLGALLDRPFARPIADALAAPPPLGLRMPLASGFGQSLRA from the coding sequence ATGGCTTCGCAAGCATTAACGGCGCGGGGTGCCCGGCTCGGCCGGCCGGTCGCGCCGGGACTCGTTCCCGCCCCACGGCGCGAGACCGCGGAGACGGTCCGCGCCGTCGTCCTCGTCCTCCCCGGCGGCGACGCCACCAGCACCCGCCGCCGCTCCCCCCTCGCCGCCGCCCTCATGTGGCCGCTCGCCCGCCACCTGGTGCGCGAGGGCCGGGCCGACGGTCTCGCCGCCCATGTCGTCCACTACCGCTACCGCGGCTGGAACGGCGGCAACGCCCACCCGGCGGAGGACGCCACATGGGCCGTCGGCGAGATCGTCCGCCGCTACGGCGATGTCCCGGTCTGCCTCGTCGGCATGGACATGGGCGCCCGCGCGGCCCTGCACGCGGCGGGCCACCCCGCCGTCAACTCCGTTGTGGCGCTGTCCCCTTGGCTGCCGCCCGGCGAGGAACCCGATCCGGTGAAACAGCTCATCGGCCGCCAGGTCCTCATAGCCCACGGCACCGACGACTTCGCCACCGATCCCGAGCTCTCCTACCTCCTCGCGGAACGCGCCAAGAAGGTCAACCGCGACGTCTGCCGCTTCGAGGTCCACACCGACGGCCACACCCTCCACCAACACCGCGCCGAAATCTTCGCCCTCACCACCGACTTCACCCTGGGCGCCCTCCTCGACCGCCCCTTCGCCCGCCCCATCGCGGACGCACTGGCGGCTCCACCGCCGCTGGGCCTGCGCATGCCACTCGCCTCCGGCTTCGGCCAGTCCCTCCGGGCGTGA